TAGGACGAGCGTTCCTCCGACGGGATCGTCGCGCGTATCGTCAAGCGACGTGTACGACGCCGCGAACGTCCCGCCGGCACGCCCGGGGAGTTCGAGTTCGCCCTCCGTCCGGACTGTATCGAGATCGCTACCGATGAGTTCCGCAAGCGCGATCGGGAGCGACTCGGTCGCCGACACGCCGAACAACTGGCCGGCGCGTTCGTTGAGGTTTACCACCTGTTCGTTCGGATCGACGATCAGGAGGGGATCGTTGAGGTCGTCGAGTGCGCTCCGCTCGGCGGCCCGCTGTGTCGCCGGGTTCGTTTCGAACATGTGGGTCCCGACGAACGCGTACGCGTCCAGCGCGACGTGCGGGAGTATCAAAACCGGCGTAAGGTTCAATTGCGGGACCGGGCCGAGTTCGAACAGCCACACGAGCCCCCCGACGGACGGCGGTACCGTGCTGAGGACGACGGCCGTCGCCTCCCGTCGGTACAACGGGCCGTAGTTCAGGATCGTACCGACGAGTAACAACGTCCCGATCCCCGCGGTTCCAAGACTAAAGAGCGCGGCGAAGAGCCCCCACGGCCCGACGGCGTAGCGAACCGTCGCCGCCCCGAACGTCGGATCGAGGCGAAACCCCGTCCAGAGGAGCCCGTATCGCCCGTTCGTCGCCGCCAACAGAAGCGTTAGCACCGGGACGGCGACCACCACACCGTACAGCGGGTTCCGGACGACCCCCGATCTACCGGTGTACTCGAGCCCGAACGCGAGAAACGGCGGCCCGATACAGCAGACGCTCACGAACGTGAACAGTTCCAGCGTCGCCCGGACGCCGGGATCGAACACCAGAAGCGACCCCCCGTAGAACCCACAGAACAGCGCGACCGCCACGAGAGAAACCATAAACCAGTTCGCGCCCGGCTTGCCCCGATGCCGGCGCAGGTACGCGGCGAGTGAAATCGACCCGAACGCGGGGAGCAACGAGCCGACCACCAACAACGACAGGAGGTCCGGCGTCGATACGGCGAGCA
The genomic region above belongs to Natronomonas moolapensis 8.8.11 and contains:
- a CDS encoding histidine kinase N-terminal 7TM domain-containing protein, whose product is MIGRYLLAVSTPDLLSLLVVGSLLPAFGSISLAAYLRRHRGKPGANWFMVSLVAVALFCGFYGGSLLVFDPGVRATLELFTFVSVCCIGPPFLAFGLEYTGRSGVVRNPLYGVVVAVPVLTLLLAATNGRYGLLWTGFRLDPTFGAATVRYAVGPWGLFAALFSLGTAGIGTLLLVGTILNYGPLYRREATAVVLSTVPPSVGGLVWLFELGPVPQLNLTPVLILPHVALDAYAFVGTHMFETNPATQRAAERSALDDLNDPLLIVDPNEQVVNLNERAGQLFGVSATESLPIALAELIGSDLDTVRTEGELELPGRAGGTFAASYTSLDDTRDDPVGGTLVLYDITEERQREQQLAVLNRVLRHNLRNEMTVIRGHADAIESGVDDEGVAAQAGAIVEAGDRLLSIGEKVRAFDQIQEGEQRRRSVPVAELLDSVEGDVHAAYPDAVLERTLEPPAVGVQTDPELLELILSNLVENAAEHAETSGPTVEIHVRAADDGRTVFEVRDRNPPIPEIETASLAAGDETPLQHGRGIGLWIVNWCVTALNGEVRFDYNDGNVVTVVLPDSGSA